A window of Micromonospora sp. WMMC415 genomic DNA:
GCTCGCTCACCTCGGAGGTCCGCCATGCCCGCCGCACATCTGCTCGTCGGTCCGCTGCTGCGGCGGGTCGTCGACACGCGGGCCACGATCTGGGTGGAGACCAGCGGGCCCGCGGTGGTCACCGTCCGCACGGCCGACGGCGCCACCGGCACGGCACCCACCTTCTCGGCGTACGACCACCACTACGCGCTCGTCGTGGTGTCCGGTCTCACGCCGGCCGCCGCGACCACCTACGAGGTGCTGATCGACGGCGAGGTCGCCTGGCCGGAGCCGCGCGGCCAGTTCCCGCCCAGCGTGATCCGCACCCGCCCCGCCGACGACCACGACCAGCCGGTCCGCCTGCTCTTCGGCTCCTGCCGGGAGACCACGCAGCACGCCACCGCGCGGCGGCTGCCACCGGACGCGCTCGACGCGTACGCCCGCCGGCTGGCGGCCGACTTCGACCCGGCGGCCCTGCCGGACCTGCTGGTGCTTCTCGGCGACCAGGTGTACGCGGACGAGACCTCGCCGACGGTGAAGCGGCTGCTCAAGCGGCGCCGCCGGCGGCCGAAGGGCGCGCCGGCCGACCAGGTGGTGAGCTTCGACGAGTACACGAAGCTCTACCTGGAGTCGTGGCGCGACCCGGAGATCCGCTGGCTCCTCTCGACCGTGCCCAGCGTGATGGTCTTCGACGACCACGAGATCATCGACGACTGGAACACCTCGGCCGCCTGGCGGGCCGACGCCCGCGCCCAGCCGTGGTGGGCGGAGCGGATCGGCAGCGGGCTGGCGTCGTACTGGGTCTACCAGCACCTCGGCAACCTGTCCCCGGACGAGATCGCCGCCGACCCGGTGTACGCGAAGGTGACCGCCGCCGAGGACGCCACCGGCGTGCTGCGCGAGTTCGGTCACCGGGTCGACCAGGAGTCCGATCTCGCGCACGACACCGAGCGCTGGCGGGCCGCGCAGTACCAGTGGAGCTACGCGCTGGACCTGGGGCGGACGCGGCTGGTCATGCTCGACAACCGGTGCAGCCGGGTGCTGGACCGGGGCCAGCGGGCGATGCTGCCGCCGGGCGAGTGGTCGTGGTTCGTCGACCAGGCCCACGGCACGTACGACCACCTGGTGGTGGGGGCCTCGCTGCCCTGGCTGCTCCCCCCGGGCATCCACCACGTGGAGGCGTGGAACGAGAAGCTCGCCGACTCCCGCCGAGGCTGGGTCGCGGCCTTCGCCGAGAAGCTGCGCCGCGGCCTCGACCTGGAGCACTGGGCGGCGTTCCGCCGGTCGTTCGAGGCGCTCGGCGCGCTGTTCGCCCGGATCGGCAGCGGCACGCCGGCCGAGCCCGGTGCGCGGGTGGGCGCCGGGCCCGCGTACGCGCCGCCGGCCTCGATCAGCGTGCTCGGCGGGGACGTGCACCACTCGTACGTGGCCCGGGCCCGCTTCGACGACCCGGACGTGGTCACCCCGGTCCACCAGCTCACCTGCTCCCCCATCCACAACCAGGTGCCGGCGGGGTTGCGCCCGCTGATGCGGCTCGGCTGGTCGCCGGGTCCGTCCGGGGCCACCCGGGCCCTGGCCCGGACCGCCGGGGTGCGCCGCCCGTCGGTGCGCTGGAAGAAGCTGGCCGGCCCGTACTTCGGCAACGCGGTGGCCACCCTTGAGCACGACGGCCGCACGGCGCAGGTGACCATCGAGGGCACCACCAGCGACGGCCACCTGCGCCGGGTGATGCACCACCGGCTCACCCCGGAGGCACCGGACCGGCGCTAGGCCGCCGGCTCGGCGGGCGGGGCGGCCACCGCGGCGAGGATGGCGCGGACGATCGCGCTGTCGATCTCGTCCAGCCCGTCGAGGAGGCGTTCCTCGTCGCGCTCGCCGTCGATGATCCGCCGGATCGTCGCGGCGAGCACCGCCCAGTCCACGCTGCCGCCCAGGTCGTCGAGGAGGGGCTGCAACGCGTCGGCGGCCGTCCGGTCACCACGGGCCGCCGCGACCACCACCGGAATGCGTGGTGCCCATCGCTCGAGGTGGGCGGTGGCAGAGTCGTCGGCGGGTAGGGCGCGGACCGCCTCACCGACCTCACGAACGAGGGTGGCTCGGCGCTGCGGATCGGGAGCGAGGTCGGCGAGGACCGCACCGAACCGCGCACCGGGCACGCTCTCCACTCGACTGATCAGCTCCGCGAGGTCCGCCGGGAGCGCCGCGTCGCCGAACCGACGGAGGTCGCGGGCGAGCGCCCGCAGACCGTCCTGGAATCGGGCCGACCGGCCGCTGAGCAGGTAGAGCAACACGGCGGCGAGCCGGTGCGCCACAGCCTCCATGGGCGGGTGCTGGGCTCGAAGGAGGTAGTTCGCAAGGTTGTGGTGGCTGACCGCCAGGCTGCCCGGCTCAGGCAGCAGGTAGGTGTACCGCATCGCCGCGCGTCCGAGTGTCACGGCCTCGGCGGGGCGGTCGCGCTCGTCTTCGAGGTCGGCACGGGCACCGAACACATGTCCCAGTAGGTGGACGTCTCCGACCGCCTCGAAAACCGTCTGGCAGCGGAGCAGCACCCGTTCGGCCTCCGCCAACTCACCGCGCTGGAGCAGTGGTCGGTAGTCGTTGAACTCCATCCGAGCGAGCTCGTAGGCATGCGCTCCACGCTCACGCTTGCTGGCCAGTAGCCGCTGTTGGTAGTCGAGAGCCTGGGTCCATTCCGACAGGCCGCGGGCCGCCTGCGCGGCGACGTCCAGGGCGGTCTCACGGACGTTGTACGGATACACCTGCTCGGTGTGGTCCACGTCGTGGGGAAGCGTGTCGAGCCGAGCCAGCAGCGCGTCGACCTGTTCGAGGACCTCCCGGTCGCGGCCCATCTGAACGAGAATCTGCAATCGCTGCACCTCGCCCGACGCCCGGGTCCAGGGGCCGAGTCCGGCGATCCGGGCAGAATCTGCGCTTTCTGTCGCTGTTGCCAGCGCCGCGGAGAGCTCACCGGTGGTCCGCAGGAGGTTCGCCAGATGACTGCCGATCCCGGAGGCAAGGTCGTGCCTGCCGCTCCCCCTGGCCGCGTCGATCGCCCGCCGTAGCCCGGCCTGGCCGGCGGCCGGGTCGATCCGGGCCAGCACGCGAGCGTGTAGGGCCTCGTCGATCGGCCGTCGCTCCGGATCGGTCTCACCATCCAGGATCTGCCGCAGGTAGCCGAGCGCCTGCCGGGTCGTCGCCGGCGAGGCATCGCGCATGGCCGCTTCCTCGACCAGGACCGACGCCTGCGACCAGCGCTGCTGGTGCAGCAGGTACGGGGCGGCGGCCAGCCCGGCACGCACCACGAGACGGCTGGTGGGCTCGCCCCGGCTCTCGAGCCGCTGCGCCTCCAGGGAGACACTGGCCCAGACCTCGGCCAGCAGGTTGTCCACGGTGGTACGCAGCTCCGGGCCGGCGCCGGCTCGGATCGCTTCGGCCACGCCCGGGTGGAGCCGGAACTCGACCGGCCCGTCGGGTTCTTTCGACTCGGTGACCTCGGCCGCTACGAGCGCCGCGTCGGTCAGGGCCGACAGCGCGTCGTCGAACGGCGGCGCGGTCCCGCCGTGCCACTGGTCCCAGAACGCCTGCCAGACCGGCTCGATCACGTGGTACCAACGGTCGTCGTCCTCCAGCAGCGCCAGCAGCTCGACGAGGGTGCGGGCGGGCGCCGGCAGACCGGCGACCGCCGCGGTGGTCCAGGCGCCGAGCAGGTTGAGGTACTCCTCCCCGTCGAGCGCGCTGGTGCCGGTGCGGAAGAACGCGGCCGTGGGTGCGTCCCGGCCGGCGGCCGACGCGGCGTCCAGGCGGGCGGCCAGAGCGTCCGGGTCGGTCGCCTCCGCGTCGGCGAGCTCGAGCAGCTTCGGGTGCCCCTGAACCACGGCGAGTACCCGCCGAGCCAGTTCCCGGTCGGCGGCGACGTCGGCGGCGGAGCGTACCGCCGAGGGCTCGTCGTGCAGCAGCCGGCCGAGGTTCGGCAGTTCCTTGGCGAGCAGCACCGACTCGGCCAGCGAGAGCGCGTGGACCGGCAGGGTCAGCAGCGAGCGGGCGTCCAGCCCGGCCGGAACCACCCGGCTGGTGAGGACGACCCGGGAGAGG
This region includes:
- a CDS encoding alkaline phosphatase D family protein — its product is MPAAHLLVGPLLRRVVDTRATIWVETSGPAVVTVRTADGATGTAPTFSAYDHHYALVVVSGLTPAAATTYEVLIDGEVAWPEPRGQFPPSVIRTRPADDHDQPVRLLFGSCRETTQHATARRLPPDALDAYARRLAADFDPAALPDLLVLLGDQVYADETSPTVKRLLKRRRRRPKGAPADQVVSFDEYTKLYLESWRDPEIRWLLSTVPSVMVFDDHEIIDDWNTSAAWRADARAQPWWAERIGSGLASYWVYQHLGNLSPDEIAADPVYAKVTAAEDATGVLREFGHRVDQESDLAHDTERWRAAQYQWSYALDLGRTRLVMLDNRCSRVLDRGQRAMLPPGEWSWFVDQAHGTYDHLVVGASLPWLLPPGIHHVEAWNEKLADSRRGWVAAFAEKLRRGLDLEHWAAFRRSFEALGALFARIGSGTPAEPGARVGAGPAYAPPASISVLGGDVHHSYVARARFDDPDVVTPVHQLTCSPIHNQVPAGLRPLMRLGWSPGPSGATRALARTAGVRRPSVRWKKLAGPYFGNAVATLEHDGRTAQVTIEGTTSDGHLRRVMHHRLTPEAPDRR
- a CDS encoding CHAT domain-containing protein encodes the protein MPLTLRAVEVTGPARWRWLLTDDTGRTLADHQVDVDPHGTEFEAFTDLDGYLRRNRLPDDRLGSEAAIVTRVGRWIGSEVLGEHIGRRLAGTVRVLVPPEGDFLLTRPLELAEVDGRALARRDVALVFELPGSDTSAAPVRKQPVGDRLRILALFSMPARSSVLALRRERYELVRTVREIASRSRKAIELRVLQYGVTRDRLAETAEEYPGWDVLHVSGHGARGTLLLENPDGSPDEVGTDDLIKLLRPARDRLKFAVLSACNSGADLAASTLRNLRLDDAADQLEESGDGPTDGGVAIGRASVGLARGLVTELGVAVLAMRYPVADPFAVELTRELYPRLLGSGQPVDRAAAIAIPRAAGQTPSVDRPPLSVGTPALFGGTAAGMHLAPPPGSVDLNPYAERMVGFREEPERFVGRTPALISASGALAPRSGRTGVLFHGMAGAGKTSCALELAYQHQDRFAALAWWEAPSQPDEFGQALSSLAHAWEGQLGHHGLTMMQAVGSEAELRRFLPRLRAVLRDNALLLVLDNIETLLSDARTWRDPLWEPLIETLLGHGGLSRVVLTSRVVPAGLDARSLLTLPVHALSLAESVLLAKELPNLGRLLHDEPSAVRSAADVAADRELARRVLAVVQGHPKLLELADAEATDPDALAARLDAASAAGRDAPTAAFFRTGTSALDGEEYLNLLGAWTTAAVAGLPAPARTLVELLALLEDDDRWYHVIEPVWQAFWDQWHGGTAPPFDDALSALTDAALVAAEVTESKEPDGPVEFRLHPGVAEAIRAGAGPELRTTVDNLLAEVWASVSLEAQRLESRGEPTSRLVVRAGLAAAPYLLHQQRWSQASVLVEEAAMRDASPATTRQALGYLRQILDGETDPERRPIDEALHARVLARIDPAAGQAGLRRAIDAARGSGRHDLASGIGSHLANLLRTTGELSAALATATESADSARIAGLGPWTRASGEVQRLQILVQMGRDREVLEQVDALLARLDTLPHDVDHTEQVYPYNVRETALDVAAQAARGLSEWTQALDYQQRLLASKRERGAHAYELARMEFNDYRPLLQRGELAEAERVLLRCQTVFEAVGDVHLLGHVFGARADLEDERDRPAEAVTLGRAAMRYTYLLPEPGSLAVSHHNLANYLLRAQHPPMEAVAHRLAAVLLYLLSGRSARFQDGLRALARDLRRFGDAALPADLAELISRVESVPGARFGAVLADLAPDPQRRATLVREVGEAVRALPADDSATAHLERWAPRIPVVVAAARGDRTAADALQPLLDDLGGSVDWAVLAATIRRIIDGERDEERLLDGLDEIDSAIVRAILAAVAAPPAEPAA